One stretch of Pseudomonas fragi DNA includes these proteins:
- a CDS encoding NupC/NupG family nucleoside CNT transporter: protein MSFIGVVVLIVLAVLLSSNRRAIKLQTVAGAFALQAGLGAFALYVPWGQATLAAISDSVALLQDYGNEGISFVFGPLAGSQMSEVFGSQGFVFAIKVLPLIVFFSSFIAILYYLGIMSVVIRVIGGGLQRVLGTSRTESMSATANIFVSQSEAPIVVRPFLDGMTRSELFAVMVGGMASVAGSVLIGYASLGVELKYLIAASFMAAPGGLLMAKLMEPQTAVPRDSFSDIEIYPDDKPANVIDAAALGVSNGLQLALNVGAMLLAFIALIALLNGILGWVGNWFGFAHLSLQLILGHVFAPLAFVLGVPWSEAMVAGSFIGEKLVLNEFVAYVDFAAYLDPVQAAAKGIQVLSGPTQVIVTFALCGFANLSSIGILLGSLGVMAPSRRQDIARLGLRAVIAGTLSNLMSAALAGVFISL, encoded by the coding sequence ATGAGCTTTATTGGAGTGGTGGTTTTGATTGTTCTGGCGGTGCTGTTGTCCAGTAACCGCCGGGCGATCAAGTTGCAGACCGTAGCCGGGGCATTCGCATTGCAGGCAGGCCTGGGGGCCTTCGCCCTTTATGTGCCGTGGGGCCAGGCAACTCTGGCTGCAATCAGCGATTCGGTGGCCCTGCTGCAAGACTATGGCAACGAAGGCATCAGTTTTGTGTTTGGGCCATTGGCAGGCAGCCAGATGAGCGAAGTGTTTGGCAGCCAGGGCTTTGTGTTTGCGATCAAGGTGCTGCCGCTGATTGTGTTTTTCAGCAGCTTTATCGCCATCCTCTATTACCTGGGCATCATGAGTGTGGTCATCCGCGTGATCGGCGGCGGGTTGCAGCGCGTACTGGGCACCAGCCGTACCGAATCGATGTCGGCCACGGCGAATATATTTGTCAGCCAGTCCGAAGCGCCCATTGTGGTGCGCCCGTTTCTGGACGGCATGACCCGCTCCGAACTGTTTGCAGTCATGGTCGGTGGCATGGCCTCGGTCGCAGGTTCGGTGCTGATCGGCTACGCCAGCCTCGGGGTAGAACTAAAATACCTGATTGCCGCCAGCTTTATGGCCGCCCCCGGCGGTTTGCTGATGGCCAAGCTGATGGAGCCGCAAACCGCTGTACCGCGCGACAGCTTCAGCGATATCGAAATCTACCCCGACGACAAACCCGCCAATGTCATCGACGCCGCCGCACTGGGGGTCAGTAACGGCCTGCAACTGGCCCTCAATGTGGGCGCAATGCTGCTGGCCTTTATTGCCCTGATTGCCCTGCTTAACGGCATCCTGGGCTGGGTGGGCAACTGGTTCGGCTTTGCCCACCTGAGCTTGCAACTGATCCTGGGGCATGTGTTTGCGCCGCTGGCTTTTGTCCTCGGTGTGCCGTGGAGTGAAGCGATGGTGGCAGGCAGTTTTATCGGCGAAAAACTGGTGCTCAACGAGTTCGTCGCCTACGTCGATTTCGCGGCCTATCTTGACCCGGTACAAGCCGCCGCCAAAGGCATCCAGGTGCTGTCGGGGCCCACCCAGGTGATCGTCACTTTTGCCCTGTGCGGTTTTGCCAACCTGTCGTCGATCGGCATCCTGCTGGGCAGCCTGGGCGTCATGGCGCCCTCCCGGCGTCAGGATATCGCCCGCCTGGGCCTGCGCGCCGTGATCGCCGGGACCCTGTCCAACCTGATGAGTGCTGCGTTGGCAGGGGTGTTTATTTCCCTGTGA
- a CDS encoding cytidine deaminase, with protein MSRSPEAQAQFERLLPEAIAAARAAWCPHSDFPVGAALLTLDEHIIRGCNVENVSYGLTNCAERSALFSAIAQGHAPARFKAMLVYAPKVALIAPCGACRQVMHELMSAGCPVYCVGHDATAARDWTVEQLLPGAFGF; from the coding sequence ATGAGCCGCAGCCCTGAAGCACAGGCGCAGTTCGAACGCCTGTTGCCCGAAGCGATCGCCGCCGCACGCGCGGCCTGGTGCCCGCACTCGGACTTCCCGGTGGGTGCGGCATTGCTGACCCTTGATGAGCACATCATCCGTGGCTGCAATGTCGAAAACGTTTCCTATGGCCTGACCAACTGTGCCGAACGCAGCGCCCTGTTCAGCGCCATTGCCCAGGGCCATGCCCCCGCCAGGTTCAAGGCGATGCTGGTGTATGCCCCCAAAGTGGCGCTGATCGCCCCGTGCGGTGCCTGCCGCCAGGTCATGCATGAACTGATGAGCGCTGGCTGCCCGGTGTATTGCGTCGGCCACGATGCGACGGCCGCCCGCGACTGGACGGTCGAGCAATTGCTGCCCGGTGCCTTCGGTTTCTGA